A genomic window from Colletotrichum destructivum chromosome 7, complete sequence includes:
- a CDS encoding Putative helicase, AAA+ ATPase domain, Helicase-associated domain, DEAD-box helicase, OB — MPKFVPRQRKHKVLARERAKGNGVIDLDTNTDEILPEDQKRLQEKRDQLKAELQGDGAKASGKKAKRLEKYITNKLRKDENREILAKLAQQKVDTSLFSSTKTLGQGKETKRQTLIRTLREKNAGLEVDPDAEELLYEERKDAPEPDSDDSEAEVPKAIKPAPKPQAPVPAQAAAAAAAPTAPAASTSTSVSASSSTPALVAKSEPQPPASVGSGLKRPLDVDEAGRPVLRKRQKRGGVVSKFSIAEPEKVKDAEDEWGGISDDENMEDQGSGDNEEEADEESEESSEGSEESEDDEDDEDDDEDEDDDSGNKRQSAFKAWAHAQRNQALGYEPVTPTSTALEIPRPENFQPRPLEQEPLPQELQPTTNLARKAYAVQVTRTPEIQEARLKLPVVAEEQRIMEVIHNNDIVVVCGATGSGKTTQVPQFLYEAGYGSPGSATPGMIGVTQPRRVAAVSMSKRVGQELGDHSDRVGYQIRFEGTTSAKTAVKFMTDGVLLREMAQDFSLKKYSAIIIDEAHERSVNTDILVGMLSRINNIRKGDDKIDPSIKPLKIIIMSATLRVEDMTNNTTLFPTPPPVVEVEGRQHPVTIHFARRTETDYVDEAFNKIIRGHKKLPPGGFLVFLTGQNEIRHLSKRLTEEFGGFTGISTPKVEISATDAPIEVEDIDFGEVDDADVADFDDGLDDDDDNDDHKHEDDKEFEIEGEEGETGPQKMQVLPLYSLLPTREQMRVFDDPPENHRQIILATNVAETSLTIPGIRYVFDCGRSKERQYDRLSGVQTYEIGWISKASASQRAGRAGRTGPGHCYRLYSSAVYERDLPEFTDPEILRMPVDGVVLQLKAMNLSNVVNFPFPTPPNRMGLHQAERLLTYLSAITPAGQITKIGSTMSIFPLSPRFARILLVGHQHDCLPYTIMMVAALSAAEIFVPEHQAIPSLAARDESEFRSNADVIAEDRQANIRRLFNAAHRNFCYLDDRSDAIKLLQVVGEYAHDPTEKWCEDHFVRFKVMKEITQLRQQITELLRANIPAFKNLKYQDRLDAPSDKQVAYLKQMVAAGFIDHVALRADKSAVPPELARKPRRAIDVPYVPLVPLGAGHDADKFVYIHPTSPLSHLSPQECPEFVVYSHLQRATQGADPNKTPKTRMQSLTDVTGGQLASLAKGTPLVSYGKPVKEISSTASTREVWVVPYLRAEGVGGQGWPLPMKKVTQRKVAGKGWVVE, encoded by the coding sequence ATGCCAAAGTTCGTCCCAAGACAGCGTAAGCACAAGGTGCTGGCCCGAGAGAGGGCCAAGGGGAATGGTGTCATCGACTTGGACACCAACACGGATGAGATTCTCCCCGAGGACCAGAAACGACTccaggagaagagggaccAGCTCAAGGCTGAACTGCAAGGGGACGGGGCCAAGGCTAGCGGCAAGAAGGCGAAGCGTCTGGAAAAGTACATAACCAACAAGCTCCGCAAAGATGAAAACCGAGAAATCCTTGCCAAGCTCGCCCAGCAAAAGGTCGATACCAGTCTCTTCTCCAGTACCAAGACCCTCGGCCAGGGCAAGGAGACGAAGCGACAGACTCTGATCCGTACGCTCAGAGAGAAGAACGCCGGTTTGGAAGTCGATCCCGATGCGGAGGAGCTTCTTTATGAAGAGAGGAAAGATGCGCCCGAGCCGGACTCTGACGACAGTGAAGCCGAGGTGCCCAAGGCTATCAAGCCAGCACCTAAGCCTCAGGCACCTGTACCGGcacaagcagcagcagcggcagcggcaccaACAGCACCGGCAGCATCAACATCGACGTCAGTatcagcatcatcatcaacacccGCGCTTGTTGCAAAGTCGGAGCCGCAACCCCCCGCCTCCGTCGGTTCCGGCCTGAAACGCCCGCTTGATGTCGACGAGGCAGGGCGGCCAGTGCTCCGGAAACGCCAAAAGAGAGGCGGTGTGGTTTCCAAATTCTCCATCGCCGAACCCGAAAAGGTGAAGGATGCGGAGGATGAATGGGGTGGTATCAGTGATGACGAGAACATGGAGGACCAGGGATCTGgcgacaacgaggaagaggctgaTGAGGAATCCGAAGAGTCAAGTGAAGGATCCGAGGAATCagaagatgacgaagatgacgaagatgacgacgaggacgaagacgacgactCAGGAAACAAGAGGCAGTCTGCGTTCAAGGCCTGGGCCCACGCTCAAAGAAACCAGGCACTGGGCTACGAACCAGTAACACCGACTTCCACAGCGCTCGAGATTCCCAGACCAGAGAACTTTCAACCGCGGCCTCTCGAGCAAGAGCCCCTACCGCAGGAGCtgcagccgacgacgaatcTTGCGCGCAAAGCGTACGCCGTCCAGGTGACCAGGACGCCGGAGATCCAAGAAGCGCGCCTGAAGCTCCCGGTCGTCGCGGAGGAACAGAGGATTATGGAGGTGATTCACAACAACGACATCGTGGTTGTCTGCGGTGCCACTGGTTCCGGTAAGACGACTCAGGTGCCGCAGTTCCTCTATGAGGCGGGCTACGGCTCTCCCGGCTCCGCCACACCAGGAATGATCGGTGTCACGCAGCCTCGTCGAGTTGCCGCCGTGAGCATGTCGAAGCGTGTTGGGCAAGAATTGGGTGATCACTCGGACAGAGTCGGATACCAGATCAGGTTCGAGGGTACCACATCGGCCAAGACGGCCGTCAAGTTCATGACGGACGGTGTGTTGCTGCGAGAGATGGCGCAGGACTTCTCCCTCAAGAAGTACTCGGCAATCATCATTGACGAAGCTCACGAGAGAAGTGTCAACACGGACATCCTGGTCGGCATGTTGAGCCGCATCAACAATATccgcaagggcgacgacaagatcGACCCCTCAATCAAGCCACTCAAGATCATCATCATGTCCGCAACGCTAAGAGTCGAAGACATGACCAATAACACCACACTGTTTCCCACGCCGCCACCCGTGGTCGAGGTTGAgggacgacagcaccccgTTACGATCCATTTCGCCCGGCGCACCGAGACCGActacgtcgacgaggccttcAACAAGATTATACGCGGTCATAAGAAGCTGCCTCCCGGAGGCTTCCTGGTCTTCCTCACGGGTCAAAACGAGATCCGGCACCTGAGCAAGCGACTGACAGAAGAGTTTGGTGGCTTCACCGGAATAAGCACGCCCAAGGTCGAGATCTCCGCCACGGATGCACCCATTGAGGTTGAGGATATCGATTtcggcgaggttgacgaTGCGGATGTGGCCGATTTTGACGACGgactggacgacgacgacgacaacgacgatcATAAGCACgaagacgacaaggagttcGAGATTgaaggagaggagggtgagACAGGGCCGCAGAAGATGCAGGTCCTGCCCCTCTATTCGCTGCTCCCCACCAGGGAACAGATGAGAGTCTTTGACGACCCCCCCGAAAATCATCGTCAGATTATCCTGGCGACCAACGTCGCGGAGACTAGTTTGACCATCCCGGGCATCCGGTACGTCTTCGACTGCGGCCGTTCCAAGGAGCGCCAGTACGACCGGCTCAGCGGCGTGCAGACGTACGAGATCGGCTGGATTAGCAAggccagcgccagccagCGAGCCGGTCGTGCCGGCCGCACGGGACCCGGCCACTGCTACAGACTCTACTCTTCGGCCGTCTACGAAAGAGACCTGCCCGAGTTCACGGACCCCGAGATCCTGCGGATGCCCGTTGACGGGGTGGTCCTCCAGCTCAAGGCGATGAACCTGTCCAACGTGGTCAACTTCCCGTtcccgacgccgccgaaccGTATGGGTCTGCATCAGGCCGAGAGGCTGCTCACGTACCTCTCGGCCATCACGCCGGCCGGGCAGATCACCAAGATCGGATCGACCATGTCCATATTCCCGCTCTCGCCCCGTTTCGCGCGCATCCTTCTGGTAGGCCACCAGCACGATTGCCTGCCGTACACCATCATGATGGTGGCGgcgctctcggcggccgagatctTCGTACCAGAACACCAGGCGATCCCGTCGCTCGCGGCGCGCGACGAGTCCGAGTTCCGGTCCAACGCCGACGTGATCGCCGAGGACCGGCAGGCCAACATCCGGCGGCTGTTCAACGCGGCGCACAGGAACTTCTGCTACCTGGACGACCGGTCAGACGCCAtcaagctgctgcaggtCGTGGGCGAATACGCGCACGACCCGACGGAGAAGTGGTGCGAAGACCACTTCGTGCGGTTCAAGGTGATGAAGGAGATCACGCAGCTGCGGCAGCAGATCACGGAGCTCCTGCGGGCCAACATCCCAGCGTTCAAGAACCTCAAGTACCAGGACCGGCTGGACGCGCCCTCGGACAAGCAGGTGGCGTATCTCAAGCAGATGGTGGCGGCCGGGTTCATCGACCACGTGGCGCTGCGGGCGGATAAgtcggcggtgccgccggaGCTGGCGCGCAAGCCGCGGCGGGCCATCGACGTGCCGTACGTCCCTCTCGTGCCGCTGGGCGCGGGCCACGACGCTGACAAGTTCGTCTACATCCACCCGACGTCGCCGCTTTCGCACCTCAGCCCGCAGGAGTGCCCCGAGTTCGTCGTGTACTCCCACCTGCAGCGGGCGACGCAAGGGGCGGACCCGAACAAGACGCCCAAGACAAGGATGCAGTCGCTAACGGACGTGACGGGCGGGCAGCTCGCGAGCCTGGCCAAGGGGACTCCGCTCGTGAGCTACGGCAAGCCGGTCAAAGAGATCTCGTCGACAGCGAGCACGCGCGAGGTCTGGGTGGTGCCGTACCTGAGGGCCGAAGGTGTCGGCGGTCAAGGGTGGCCGTTGCCGATGAAGAAGGTCACGCAGCGCAAGGTTGCTGGAAAAGGGTGGGTTGTAGAATGA
- a CDS encoding Putative short-chain dehydrogenase/reductase SDR, NAD(P)-binding domain superfamily, with product MVLQQHRSAQETNEALIDDCLSVLRGIEMKMTTLFKGVAVVTGAASGIGRQVAISFAREGCRRIALLDRDEDGALETARMCREANGETRTFVMEIDNRNEEDVTACMESVVEEWGRIDYAVNCAGMFGPLAPSHLLTPAEFDDITATNYRGTWLCSRAELTYMIKQEPMKTHDGRPGNRGVIVNVASNLSLVSRSETPAYSASKAAILSMTRSDAVDYAKYNIRVNCVCPGIIDTPMTSEVSPNDPIISVAPMKRKGTPQEVADAVLFLCSSKATFIQGASLSVDGGYVIT from the exons ATGGTCTTGCAGCAGCATAGATCGGCCCAGGAAACCAACGAAGCTCTCATCGACGACTGCCTGAGTGTCTTGCGTGGCATtgagatgaagatgacgacgcTCTTCAaaggcgtcgccgtcgtcacaGGTGCCGCTTCCG GGATCGGCCGACAGGTCGCCATCTCCTTCGCTCGCGAGGGGTGCAGGCGCATCGCCCTGCTCGACAgagacgaggatggcgccctcgagacgGCCCGCATGTGCCGGgaggccaacggcgagacGCGCACCTTTGTGATGGAGATTGACAACCGCAACGAAGAGGACGTGACGGCCTGCATGGAGAGCGTAGTGGAGGAGTGGGGGCGCATCGACTACGCCGTCAACTGTGCCG GAATGTTCGGCCCGCTGGCGCCGTCACACCTCTTGACGCCGGCCGAGTTTGACGACATCACGGCCACCAACTACCGCGGTACCTGGCTCTGCTCCCGGGCCGAGCTGACGTACATGATCAAGCAGGAGCCCATGAAGACGCACGACGGCAGGCCGGGCAACAGAggcgtcatcgtcaacgTCGCAAGTAACCTGAGTCTGGTCAGCCGGTCCGAGACGC CGGCGTACAGCGCCTCAAAAGCGGCCATACTGAGCATGACGAGGagtgacgccgtcgac TATGCGAAATACAACATCCGCGTCAACTGCGTCTGCCCAGGAATCATCGA CACGCCGATGACAAGCGAGGTATCGCCAAACGACCCGATCATTTCCGTGGCGCCGATGAAGCGCAAGGGTACGCCGCAAgaggtcgccgacgccgtgctgTTTCTCTGCAGCTCCAAGGCGACTTTTATCCAGGGTGCCTCGCTGTCCGTCGACGGGGGCTACGTGATCACCTAA
- a CDS encoding Putative NmrA-like domain, NAD(P)-binding domain superfamily translates to MEPTLKILVVGATGRTGSATISALASLPRAPAILALTRSPSSPKAQSLLAYPSVTLVQGAPTDPAPVFAAHGPISAVYLVTVPPADEAQAAALVDAAVEHRVPHIVFSSVDRGGDEASWGNPTAVPHFAAKHRAELYLRDRTRGTATRWTILRPTGFMDNYGPSPAALMGPLMAGLWATMPPGRTMQLVSTRDIGLFAARALAGGPGGEWADRALGLAGDEISFAEADEVFRRVVGRAMPRTWAGVGTVARWAFEDAGRSMEWFETEGYKADVGRLREMEPGLQTWETWLRESSGWVKGD, encoded by the coding sequence ATGGAACCAACGCTGaagatcctcgtcgtcggcgcaACGGGCCGCACGGGCAGCGCAACCATCTcggccctcgcctccctcccccgcgCCCCCGCGATCCTCGCCCTGACGCGCTCCCCGTCCTCTCCGAAAGCGCAATCCCTCCTCGCGTACCCCTCCGTGACCCTCGTCCAAGGCGCGCCCACGGACCCGGCCCCGGTCTTCGCCGCCCACGGCCCCATCTCCGCCGTCTACCTTGTCACCGtgccgcccgccgacgaggcccaggccgCAGCTCTCGTCGACGCGGCTGTTGAGCACCGCGTCCCGCACATCGTCTTCTCCAGCGTcgaccgcggcggcgacgaggcctcGTGGGGGAACCCGACGGCCGTCCCGCACTTCGCCGCCAAGCACCGCGCCGAGCTGTACCTCCGTGACCGCACCCGCGGCACCGCCACGCGGTGGACAATCCTGCGACCGACGGGCTTCATGGACAACTATGGCCCCTCCCCAGCGGCGCTCATGGGCCCCCTCATGGCGGGGCTTTGGGCGACCATGCCGCCCGGGCGGACGATGCAGCTCGTCAGCACGCGGGACATCGGGCTGTTCGCGGCGCGGGCGTTGGCGGGCGGCCCGGGAGGGGAGTGGGCCGACAGGGCGCTGGGGCTGGCGGGGGACGAGATCAgcttcgccgaggcggacgaggtgtTCCGCAGGGTCGTCGGgcgggcgatgccgaggacctGGGCCGGGGTCGGGACCGTCGCGAGATGGGCTTTCGAGGACGCCGGGAGGAGCATGGAGTGGTTCGAGACGGAAGGGTATAAGGCCGACGTCGGGCGGCtgagggagatggagccGGGGTTGCAGACTTGGGAGACCTGGTTGAGGGAGAGTAGCGGATGGGTGAAGGGGGACTGA
- a CDS encoding Putative mediator complex, subunit Med6 yields the protein MANPIDPPLDEIQWRAPEIAASMQGIHSNSVLFYFAESPFFDRQSNNAVITNQAMFNPALLKNLATREAFEGELDKMSGLEFRVLHAPADMVTGTGVWTIVKQTRQKNIDRNRMETRPLAYYFVVGENIYQAPTLGDILSSRIESIAEAMRKVLPATDSVRKWTPSLGHVYTQPTPPSALSRATASKEGGDTPVADGTTANATTTAAAAAAAKSATAAKKDSTKNALDRLAEESFLIHMRHGGDYFDENPITGRPGDFHFASTGRKDKIAPPPPPATATSSTTTQQPPKPAVNTKLAEEAKKDGKEGKSPRTPTVPKPKRKKSKIATPATTPGPSS from the exons TGGCCAACCCGATTGACCCGCCTCTGGACGAGATCCAATGGCGCGCGCCCGAGATCGCGGCATCGATGCAGGGCATCCACTCCAACAGCGTGCTCTTTTACTTTGCCGAGTCGCCCTTCTTCGACCGCCAGTCCAACAACGCCGTCATCACGAACCAGGCCATGTTCAACCCAGCGCTCCTCAAGAACCTCGCTACGCGCGAGGCCTTcgagggcgagctcgacAAGATGAGCGGTCTCGAGTTCCGCGTGCTGCACGCGCCGGCCGACATGGTGACAGGCACGGGCGTCTGGACCATTGTCAAGCAGACGAGACAGAAGAACATTGACCGGAACCGAATGGAGACAAGGCCGTTGGCGTATTACTTCGTGGTCGGCGAGAACATCTATCAGGCCCCGACACTGGGCGACATTCTCAGCTCAAGGATT GAATCCATTGCGGAGGCCATGCGAAAGGTCCTTCCCGCCACAGACAGCGTGCGAAAATGGACGCCCTCGCTGGGCCACGTCTACACCCAACCGACGCCCCCGTCGGCGCTCTCCCGCGCGACGGCCTCCAAGGAAGGCGGCGACACTCCCGTGGCCGACGGCACCACCGCGAACGCCACCACtaccgccgcggcggcggcggcggcaaagtcggccacggccgccaagaaggacTCGACCAAGAACGCCCTCGACCGGCTTGCGGAGGAGTCGTTCCTGATCCACATGCGCCACGGCGGTGACTACTTTGATGAGAACCCCATCACGGGACGGCCCGGCGACTTCCACTTCGCCAGTACGGGGCGCAAGGACAAGAtcgcgccgcctccgccgccggccacggccacaTCGTCAACGACGACTCAAcagccgccgaagccggccgTCAACACgaagctggcggaggaggcgaagaaggacggaaaGGAGGGCAAGAGCCCTAGGACGCCTACGGTGCCGAAAcccaagaggaagaagagcaagattgcaacgccggcgacgacgcctgGTCCATCTTCGTGA